The genomic stretch GATCAGGTGAAAAGGATCAGAGGCCCCACAGCACCCCCACCTGCTGTGACCGAGTCCGGTTCGAATCATATTTTGCAAAGCCGCCACAGTGTCTTTTGGTCATCATAAAGGCTCCAGCTATCCCAGAACCACCTGAAATCAGTTCCCGCGAGTGCTTACCTCCTGCCCCAGCCATCTCCAAAGTGCTTTTGAGGAGAGGGCCCCCTGGGAGGCATCCTCAGGGCTGCTCTGTTGAATGACATAAGCCCCCAGATCCCTATACATATTGCTTCTTGGATGCAGAGCTGTTGGGGCGGCTAGGGGGTTTTCGGCCACCCTCAGGGGCTGGATTTACGAAGGGGGGAGGTCTGGAAGAGGCCAGTCTCTCCTCTGTGGTCAAGTTGGCCCAGTTTTGCTCAGTGGACGAGAGCCCGTTGTAGGTGGGACATGGTGGGGATGAGGGTCCCTCGCCCATGGGGAGGTAGAAGAAAACCTGTTCAGGGTAAGGGTCTGAGGCACTGCCCTGGGCTGGGGGGGAGGCGCGGTCCTTGCGTGCCTTTATCTCCCGGCTGGCGCATCGGCACAGCAGGTGCACCAGCTCTAGCAGGTTGAGCACCAAGGAAATGACTCCGACTACCAGCATGAAGACGATGAAGATAGTCTTTTCCGTGGGTCGAGAGACGTAGCAGTTCacgaggtgggggcaggggtcaCGCTGGCACACAAACACGGGCTCCATAGTCCAGCCGTAGAGGCGCCACTGGCCATAGAGGAAGCCTGCCTCCAGCAAGCTCTTGCACAGTACACTGACCACATAGGTACCCATGAGTGCCCCACGAATCCGAAGACGCCCGTCCTCTGCCACCGAGATCTTGGCCATCTGATGTTCTATGGCAGCCAGTGCTCGCTCTACGTGTAGGTCCTTGGACGGCAGTGCCCGAAGCTCTCCCTCTTTCTGCCGCAATCGCTCTTCGCGCCGAGACAGGTAAATGACGTGGCCCAGGTAGATCAGGGTGGGTGTGCTGACGAAGAGGAACTGTAGCACCCAGTATCGGATGTGGGAGATGGGGAAAGCCTGGTCGTAGCAGACGTTGGTGCAGCCTGGCTGGGCTGTGTTACACTCAAAATCCGACTGCTCATCACCCCACACCGACTCACCAGCGAGGCCCAGGATGAGGATGCGGAAGATGAAGAGCACAGTCAGCCAGATCTTGCCCACCACGGTCGAGTGCTCCTGGACCTGGTCTAGCAGTTTCTCCAAGAAGCCCCAGTCACCCATGTTTCCGGGGCCTCTCTCTGCAGGGAGACAGGGGTCAGGCCAGCCATCAGCAGGGCAGCAATACAATGCCTTTCTTACCTCCTCTTAGACGGAAGCCCATGGGAGGTCTGCCAGCGCTAGTGCTCCTATCTAATCACACTTTGTGCTTTCTGTCACAGGACAGTGCCCCAGGAAGACCACAGCCCAAAGAGGTCTGGGTTCCTATGGAAACTTATCCAAGGTCATACAGTGGTACAtgcccttcctcctttttgttcTGGGCTGGCTACCTCAAGACAgcaagggtggggagagagatgtCACCCTCAggctattggggggggggtccctatGTTCACCTTCCATGCCTTACTTAAAACGAGAGGGCCtcattttaatctcagcacttgccTTTGGGGGCGAGGGAAGATGGGGAAAGAGGCTTGGAAGACCAAGTCATTTGGTCCACCTCTCAACAAAAGGGACCACCTGTGATTTTAGTGAATACACCTGGTCCTGTCCTGTGCCTCCAACTCACTTCTTTCCAAAGCTGTTGCAGCCATTCTAGACCTTTGAAAGGAACGGCCTTTGGTGGGTGGAGGCCCCAACTTTCCCAGAacattttgtggtgtgtgtgtgtgtgtgtgtgtgtgtgtgtgtgtgtgtgtgtgtgtgtgctttttgtaGAAGTAAAGCAGGTACTACCAGACCTACGTTCaaattttgctttcttctcattATCTGGGGATTTGAGTAAGTAATCTTCTGGCGCTTCAGTCTCTCCTTAAGGGTTCaatgaaagaagagggaagggcgCTGAGCACAGAGCCTGGCTTTTAAAAGGCCAGCTTGGTGAGAGACGCTGGTGGGTTAAGTCCTGTCTGACGCCCCAGGGCAAGCTAGCCTCAGCCCCCAGCAGTGGAGAGATCTGTATTCCCTGCTCCCGAAACTCACCGCCTGCTTGCCGGGCTGGCCCAGGTAGAGGGGACGACCGTGGCCAAAGCTGTGCCTGCGGGAATCCTGCAGGACCGTGCCTCCCATAGGACGCCTTAAATAGAGTGCAGTAGAGAGCTAAAGGCAGGAAACGCCAGCCAGAGGGCTCTGGGGAGCAGGGAGGCGGGGACTGGGAGGGACAGACTGCCAGGACCCGCCCACATTGTGCTTCTTGGGTTGCGGGAGGTGGAAACCCTCCCGTTTCTCCGCGTTGACCCTTCAGTATTCCAGACTGTACTCTCCCGCGTGGTGCAGTCCCCGCCCTTTGTAGACAGCAGCATTTGAAAGGGTTTTTAGTGAGAGCGGGCAGATCTGGCACCTGTTTCAGAGGCTGTGAGGAGTGGGTGGGGTCAGAGGCGCGACTCATCAGTGTTCCAAGGCGTATTAAGACGTTGGACCCACATTGGAGAGGGGTGAGACTTTTCCCTTCCTAGAATGCAGTGGATCTAGGGGTCTCTACTTCGCCAATGCTGGGCGGGTTCATACCATCTGAAGTCACCTAGACACTCCCTAGGGTCCTTTGAGACCTGGGGTGGAGGGAAGCTTGTGTCTGTTAGCTGGATTTCCAGCTGATGCCTCTAAAATGGAGAGGGAGGGATCTTCTAAGGGATTTGGAGATAGGCTGAGCTCTGACGTTTCCTTAGGCTTCACTGTGAACAAAGAGCTTGGAATTAAGAGGACCCAGCCTGCAGCTGGGAAACCCACAAGAAACCAGGCAGGCCTGATTTCCTACCCACCTGTTACTAGGAGCAGAAATTAAGCCTGGTAACTCCTCGGGTAACAGTAAAAGTGTGAATGTAGGGTCTTCCGTGGTAGAACAGGGGCATCACAGGGTGTGGTTAGCGGCCGAGTAAGCCAGGCAATGCAGAACAGCCCCACCCTGCAGCTACCAGGTCTGGTGCCACCCAGAAGAGGCTTGGAGACCCAGCCATGAGGCTTGTCAGGGTAAAGAGTCAGACTATGGGGcccggagagacggctcagaggttaagagcactgcctgctcatccaaaggtcctgagttcaattcccagcaaccacatggtggctcacaagcagctataatgagatctggtgccctcttctggtgtgcaggtgtacatgcaagcaaaacactgtatacttaataaataaataatctttaaaaaaaaaaaaaagtcagactgtGTTGCTGCCTCTGCCCGTAGGCACgtctccatccctcccctacAGAATAAAGTTAGAAATATACTTGCCTTGGAGGGCTGATGGGTAATTCAGCCAAAGCACTTAGTGTGCTGTTGTTCAGGTGAGCACCTGAAGACGTTGTGATGTAAGCCCTGAATTTGGGAGACTAGATAGGCAGaataagagttcaaggccaacctgggatacatagtggggacctgtttaaacaaacaaacaacccaaccaacccaacaaacccacatacctactacccccccccccccaaccaaagGAAATACGCAGGCATGGTGGAACAGGtaccctgtaatcctagctacttgggaagctgagggatTAAAATTTCAATGCCATGGGATAGCTCACTTGGTACAGCGCCTGCCTAGGAAGCACTGGGTTCTGGCCAGAGCATGTAcgtcaggtgtggtggcctgaGCCTGTAACCTctcaagagatggaggcaggagggtcagaagttcaaggccactctaaccctgaggccagtctgggaaacTCCAGACCTtgtcagggagagagacagggagggagggagggagagaaagagttagttcaaggccagtctgagcaaCTTAGCAAGactcctgtcttgaaaagtggagagagggaaatCTGACAGTGTAGTTCAGTAcaagcccttgcctagcatgtgcaaggcacaaccaacccaaaccaccacaaaacccggcaggaaaaaaaaaatctgtgttgttCTAGGAGAGGGCAGAAAGGCCGAAGGAGGGCAGAGCTAGAGGATTGGTgggtctagggcagccaagggaAAGGAAGATGGCAGGTGGGTGTGTAGCCTAAGGCTGGTAGAAGTCCAAACAGGAGTCTATCCTTGTTCCCAGGGCCTCTTGGGATGGGGCAGCCAGTGGGTGGGCTCAGACtgcagcccagcccagtgtggtTGTTGCCTGAGGATCAGGCTGAACTGGCTTTCCCTTCTagaaccctccctccctccctttctcttcgtccccttctctctctctctaagggcTGGGCTAGGCAGGCTAAACCAAGCCTCCTGGGATTCCAAAGGGGACAACTGTTCCGACTTGGTTCTGACCCTTGAGGGCATGGGAACCCGGGCCTGGCCAGCTCTTGCCACGCCCCCAAGGCAGCGTTTGCTCCAGTAGCTGCTTGCTTGAGTTGCCTTTGAGGTTAGGTCTATCTCTGTTGGAAGGTTttgctcccatcctgttccctggGAAGGAGGGCAGGGAGCTAGCTAGTTGAAGACCATAGAGGCGACTTTAGAGACCTAGAGAAGATCTTAGCTGCGTCCAACCCCTTCCTTATGGACTCTGAGATCAGGTTTCATGGAGGGCAAAGGAGTAGGGGCCAGCCAACGCAATGTTCAAAAGCCAACCATTCTGAGGGAAAATGTCCCCACGTCCtcattctcctttcccttttgtcTTTACCCTCTTCGGGTTGCTGCCAGTCCAGTGGCCCCAGTTGGTCTCCTCGCCTGCAGGCCCTTGCTCCACTCGGCCCCCACATTTTCATAGAAACCTGGCGTCCAGGTTGCCCTGTTTCAAACCCCGCTATGGCCCTTCCTGCCTTCAAGGCAAGGTCCGTATTTTTTACTTTCCTGGCCTTGGCCACTGCCTGTAGCTTTAGCATTCTGTCACCATCCCTGTCCAGTTACTGTAACCATGTGGTCTCTGGGTGCTCTTGGCCTTGGTATATGGCATTGTGTCTTCCTGGAGCACCCTCACGTGCAGATCCTTCCAGTCTCTCAGGTCTTTGCTCAGATGTCACCTTCCCCAGAAGTCCCCTTGCTGGTCTCCACTAGGTTAGGTGTGCCTCTGCCCTGCAATTCATTGTTGAAAGCTTTTTAGTTGTAgttaatatatgtaataatatatgatatgtaaatatgtatttataacatATGTGATTTAATCtatacctaaacacacacacacacacacacacacacacacacacacacacacacgagactagGCAGCATAGACCAGTGGTCCCAGCTTTTACGAGGAGGGTTGCCAGTCACAGGCTAGCCTACAGTATACAAGATCTTGTTCAATCAAAACACAGCTCTTATATCAAAGGaaataagagatagtttattctggaaaCAAATATGAGTGAGCATGGCCTGAGAACCCATATTTAGGTCACCCCAAATATCATGTTTCAATATGGAAACTgcttcatgaagtttttatagtaacagaacacgGTGTCTTAAGAATACACAGCGTTTTTAGAACCATCACATAGCCAAGAGTCTTGGCAAAGCAGGGAAGTCTCTACTGCACGCCTCAGATGCAATTAGGGTGTGCCTAGCCTTTGGGTTGGTGGAAACTAGGAATCTGTATAACCCAATGATATGACTTGACTGTCACAGGGATGTTAGCTCAAATGCAGAAGTGGGCAATACGTgacttgtggggtgggggggggggggaggttaggCTAAAGATAAGATAATTTGACTTGAGACCATTTTAGCTTCCTACAATTGCAGTTCTAACCAATCAGTCAGCTTGTTAGGACCTTTAAGACAGAAGCAACGTATGAGTCGGAGGgcctcattttacacacacacacacacacacacacacacacacacacacactatcaccatAAAACCTGCCATCTCTACTGAGTTAGCGTCAACATGGATCAAGTGTATTCATGTTGCTGTGCAACAGATCTCTAGAACTTTTCATATTGCCAGGCGGAAGTGGTATCCATtgaatgctttttttccccccctgccCCATGACATGGGGAGCTTCTTAGGGGCAGGCAACCAGCACAAAGCAGGATGTCAGGCCTATAGATGAATTTACCAATTCCACATAGGCTTACTGACTACCTTCTCACGCCGTGCCACTGTGCAGATGCTGCCAGCAACCACAGAGCACAAGACATTCCTGGCCTCTTGTGTTTTACTTTCCAGCtgtgggaagacagaaaagacagtaaaataaaagatgagTTGGTGACTTATGCAAATACGGcaggcacagagcacagagcatcCCAGTTCAAGAAATTTGCACCAAACAGCTGCCATCGGGGCTGAGCCTTGaatgaagaggaaggaagcccCGTGGCTGCCTAGGCATTCCGAGCTGAGGGAACCTGGGTGTGAAGTTCCTCAGGCAGGAGTGCCTGGTCTTTCCTCCCTGAGGTGCAGCAGGAGGTCCGCTGGGCTGGGACAGGTGATTGGAGAAGAGTTGAGGAAGGTGAAAGGTAAGTTGGGGGGTGCGGCAGATACACAGGCCCTGCCACAGGTGACTGATGCTTTGGGACAGAGGAGTGCTGTTGGCTTTGCAGCATGCCCCCCACGCTCCCAGGATGTGTTGGGAATAAACTGTGGGTGTGACACATTTGGGCACATGCAGACTGCCCACCTGAGCTGTGTAGAGTCTGGGCAGGTGGCAGGCCAGCTGGCAGCAACAACAGGCCTGTTTCTGCTGCCCAGGTGTTCACGTCCCTCCCAGGGTgatatccccacccccacccctaccccctgcaGTGAGTAACTAAGGGTGGAAAGGGTCTAACGGGTTCTGCACAGCTCCTGGCCAGTCTACAGCAGGGTGCTCTGTGAGGGACCTGGTGGCTCCACTGTGTTTTCTCCCCTTCTCAGCTGCGAGTGCAACTCCCAGTGTtcctttgtttcagtttttcttcagCCGGCCTCCCAGGGCTAGGAGCAGCAGACGAGGGGGCGTCTTACACATTCCGGGATGCTGCAAACAATGCCTGAGCCTCAGCGGCTTAAACCAAAATGTTCCTTCCGTGAGGATCCGGAACCTGGAAGTGATTGATCGCCATGCAGTGTGACTAGGGTCTTGGTAAAGGACAATTGACTTATATATTCATATGATACGTGATCCCCCCCCCATGGGGccatgctgtcctcaaactccatatatagctgaggatgacctgatACTTCtgatcctctgtctcttcctacTGAGTGCTAGCATGAAGAGTGTATGccactaggggctggagagatggctcagaggttaagagcactgactgctcttccaaaggtcctgagttcaatgcccagcaaccacatggtggctcacagccatctacgctgtgaactgatgccctcttctggcctggaggtgtaAACGCAGACCGAGCACCATATacaatacatctttaaaaaaaaaggggggggggtgcatatGCCACTATACTCAGTTTTGTGGCGTGTTGGAGACTAAGTtcaggcttcatgcatgctaggcaagctctatAATGACTAGAGTCTCATCTCATTACGTGAACCAAACTGTCCTCAAACTGACGAtcccctgcctcagactctcaaatACTGGGTTTCTCCTGACTCTTTTTTATAAGGACGCTAATCCCACATGACAGGTCTCTACCCTCATGACCCAAACATTTCCCCAAAGGCCTACTACCTAATACCATCACCCTGGGGGTAGGATTTCAATATATGACAACACAAAGTCAGTCCACATACAACGCAGGGGTTTGTCCTAGAATGAATGAAGACAAAAAGACATCTCACTCACCTGGGGCTGTAGGGTGTGGTGACCATAGCTGATTTAGAGACTACACGGAATCTCAATGTATTCCGAGCAGGAATGAAGAAGGGAAGGTAGGGAAGAGGTGCGTTCCGAGGGGGTGTGAGCGCCACCTGGTGGTGATAGTGATTATCGCGGGGAACTTAATtctgagcagcagcagctagACAAAAACTCAGGGTGGATCAGCATGCTGAACGGCTCAGAACACTTTTGTCAAAGTCTCAGTGCACAGGGCTGGGCAAAAAATCAGTAGGCACCTTATCTGTTCTGTGTCTGGAAGCACTACCATCGATTAGCCAGTGCCAAAAATCATGCCAGCATAAAAATCACTTTGCCTATGCTGACCGTTACACGTCGGTCCATTATGGACACCGCTTTGTCTATGCTGCCTTGGGTGATTCATGGCTGCTTCCTGGCCTCTGCTACTCTGGGCTCAGTTAGGCTTTGCACAACGTAAACTCCCCTAGCACTGCAGTTTCCCTAACATCTCTTCATCACTGCCAAGCCAAGGGATACCAGACACCTTCAACTCCTTTTCAGTAGGCCATCTTCCAATGAATGCTTTATCTAACCATTCAAACGAACTTTTgataccttaaaaacaaaacaaaacaaaactgtgcaaGCTTTCATATTAAACCTACAATCTCCACTTCTGGGGCCCATATCAATAAACTCAGCCCTGTCCAGTTTTACATCCCTCCCCACTATTATCCCGCACCCTGAAAATCCATTCCCACACATATACCCCAGATTTCTGCAGCATACATCCTTGTGGACTgaacttcctccctcctcctctaggAGCCTGCTTAAGCTTTAGTCTGGTTAAAGGTCTACAGGCAACTGCTGGTGCGCCCTGAGGGACATCTCCTCCATGCTGGTGTGCCCTGAGGGACATCTCCTCCATGCTGGTGTTCCCTGAGGGACATCTCATCTCCTccaaagaagacaaggaaagacTCATTTTCCTCAGTCCAAGGCAGAAAAGGCAATATTTCAGGGTGTGGGAGTTCATCTTCTGTTGAAGGTGGAGCGACTTCTTTCCCAGGTGAAGCAAACCTTTGAAAATCTGAGGGCTCAGCATTCTCAGCCTCAATagacaccccctcccaccccaatcCATTCCAAGTTACAGGATTCCATTCTTTACCAATTAAGGCCCTGTAACACCCTCTGAGGCTGGGGCttgaattttctttataattcagCCAGTCTCATAATGAAGGCTTGGGCTTGATTTTCCAAACCTTGAGCTCTGTGGCTGCTGGCTAGGCGGCGCTCTTCCAGGGCACCTCGGAgcagtccaccaactgggaaccaaacaatACATGGGCCTAGGAGGGCTATTTTCAGTCAAACCACTACACTTCGCATGTGCAAAGACCTCAGTTTGATCCTCAGCATTTCATAAAATTTGCCACaatagtgcacacctgtaacccagcactaaaggaggcaggaggatcaggagttcaaagtcacgttcaagaccagcctgggtggCATGacactgtttttaaatttatttttattattttttcacataATGTATTGATcatgttcttttttcctcccccaacacctcccagatcttccccatctctctgcccacccaacatcatgttctttctcaaaataataagtaaaaaacaaaaaacaagcaacaaacaaaattcaagacAAACTTAAAGCATTAAgataaaaataccaaaacaaagcaaaaaggacAGATAAACCatggagtttgttttgtattggccaACTGCTCCCGGGCTTGGAGCCTGCTATGGAGTATGGTGGGTATCTGTGCAGAAGAGGATGAGGGAAGGGTGCGGGACTCCAAAGGAAACAGTATCATCCAGACAGGACTGGTACACATGGGACAGCACTTCCAAGCCCTACACATGTTCAAATAGACAAAATCCCATTGCTGAGAAAGGAAGTGGATACCAGGGCCCACCTctagccaagaagctatttgaaacttaatatatatatataattttttaaagtagtgatgtgtggctggagagatggctcagcggttaagagcactcactgctcttgcagaggactc from Acomys russatus chromosome 29, mAcoRus1.1, whole genome shotgun sequence encodes the following:
- the Gja4 gene encoding gap junction alpha-4 protein translates to MGDWGFLEKLLDQVQEHSTVVGKIWLTVLFIFRILILGLAGESVWGDEQSDFECNTAQPGCTNVCYDQAFPISHIRYWVLQFLFVSTPTLIYLGHVIYLSRREERLRQKEGELRALPSKDLHVERALAAIEHQMAKISVAEDGRLRIRGALMGTYVVSVLCKSLLEAGFLYGQWRLYGWTMEPVFVCQRDPCPHLVNCYVSRPTEKTIFIVFMLVVGVISLVLNLLELVHLLCRCASREIKARKDRASPPAQGSASDPYPEQVFFYLPMGEGPSSPPCPTYNGLSSTEQNWANLTTEERLASSRPPPFVNPAPEGGRKPPSRPNSSASKKQYV